The sequence below is a genomic window from Bosea sp. F3-2.
CTTTCTGGGCATCGACACGCATGCGCTGTCGCGCACGGCGTTCGAAACCGTGCTGGAGGTCTTCGCGGCCAACGGCGTCGTCACGATGATTGACGAGAAGCTCGGCTTCACGCCGACGCCAGTGATCTCGCATGCGATCCTGACCTACAACCGCGATCGCAGCTCTGGCAAAGCGGATGGTGTGGTCATTTCACCCTCGCACAACCCCCCGGCGGATGGCGGCCTGAAGTACAATCCGCCGCATGGCGGCCCGGCCGACACCGACGCCACCGGCTGGATCGAGAAGAAGGCCAATGCCCTCATCGCCGACAAGCTCGCCGGGATCAGCCGTATCCCCTATGAACGGGCGTTGAAGAGCGAGCATATCCGCCGGCACGACTATATCAGCGGCTACGTCGCCGATCTTGCCGATGTCGTCGACATGGCGGCGATCGCCAGGGCCGGTGTCTCGATCGGCATCGACCCGCTCGGCGGGGCCGGACTCGACTACTATCAGCCGATCATCGACCGCTACGGTCTGAAGGCGACCATCGTCAGCAAGGAGGTCGATCCGACCTTCGGCTTCATGACCGCGGACTGGGACGGCAAGATCCGGATGGATTGCTCCTCGCCCTACGCCATGGCGAGCCTGATCGGCATGCGCGACAAGTTCGACGTCGCTTTCGCCAATGATACGGACGCCGACCGGCACGGCATCGTCACCCGCAGCGGCGGGCTGATGAATCCAAACCATTATCTGGCGACGGCGAGCGCCTATCTCTTCGCCAACCGGCCCGGCTGGCGCAGCGATGCCGCCATCGGCAAGACGGTGGTGTCGAGCGCCATCATCGACCGCGCCGCGGCCAAGCTGGGGCGCAGGCTCGTCGAGGTACCGGTCGGCTTCAAATGGTTCGTCGACGGCCTGATCTCGGGCGCGTTCGGCTTTGCTGGCGAGGAGAGCGCCGGCGCCTCCTTCCTGCGCCGGGACGGCACGGTCTGGACGACGGACAAGGATGGAATCATCCTGGGCCTGCTCGCGGCCGAGATCACGGCGAAGACGGGCAACGACCCCAGTGTCTTCTACGGGAAGCTGACGGCCGAGCTGGGCAACCCCTGCTATGCGCGGGTCGATGCCCCGGCGACATCGGCCCAGAAGGCGATCCTCAAGAACCTGTCTGCCGAGCAGATCGCGACGAAGGAGCTCGCGGGCCAGCCCATCACCGCCATTCTCAACGAGGCGCCGGGCAACGGCGCCGCGATCGGCGGCGTGAAGGTAACGGCCGC
It includes:
- the pgm gene encoding phosphoglucomutase (alpha-D-glucose-1,6-bisphosphate-dependent), with the translated sequence MSNDVSPLAGKRLEPGMLVDVAALNRAYFEQPDPSQRSQQVAFGTSGHRGSAFSLSFNEAHILAIAQAICLYRQEQGINGPLFLGIDTHALSRTAFETVLEVFAANGVVTMIDEKLGFTPTPVISHAILTYNRDRSSGKADGVVISPSHNPPADGGLKYNPPHGGPADTDATGWIEKKANALIADKLAGISRIPYERALKSEHIRRHDYISGYVADLADVVDMAAIARAGVSIGIDPLGGAGLDYYQPIIDRYGLKATIVSKEVDPTFGFMTADWDGKIRMDCSSPYAMASLIGMRDKFDVAFANDTDADRHGIVTRSGGLMNPNHYLATASAYLFANRPGWRSDAAIGKTVVSSAIIDRAAAKLGRRLVEVPVGFKWFVDGLISGAFGFAGEESAGASFLRRDGTVWTTDKDGIILGLLAAEITAKTGNDPSVFYGKLTAELGNPCYARVDAPATSAQKAILKNLSAEQIATKELAGQPITAILNEAPGNGAAIGGVKVTAADGWFAARPSGTEEVYKIYAESFRDEAHLAAIQEDARRIVGAAIGGAA